CGTATTTGACATTCCCATGCCGGGACTACCACGTCCTATAAGGGAACACTTCGCTGATGTCATGGAACACCCTGGAGACTGGGCAAAAAAGGCGGTGAAAGATTTCGGAGCCAACATGGTTACCATACACCTCATTGGAACTGGACCCAAAGTCATGGACAAAACACCAAGGCAGGCTGCTGAAGATATTGAAGAAGTCCTGCAGGCAGTGGACGTGCCTCTGGTTGTAGGAGGATCTGGAGACCCAAAAAAAGATCCAATAATACTGGAAGCTGCTGCAGCAGCAGCTGAAGATGAAAGATGTTTACTGGCTTCAGCAAACTTAGATCTGGATTACAAGAAAGTTGCCAAAGCAGCAGTGGACTACAACCATGCGGTCTTGAGCTGGGCCATCACCGACATAAACATGCAAAAAACCCTTAACAAATATTTAATGAAAGAAGGCTTAACGCAAAAGGACATTGTCATGGACCCAACCACCTGTGCATTGGGATATGGTATTGAATTTTCAATTGATGTAATCACCCGAACCAGGCTAGCAGCACTCAAAGGAGACAAAGACCTGCAGATGCCAATGAGCTCTGGAACCACCAATGCCTGGGGATCCAGAGAAGCCTGGATGAAAAACGATGCCTGGGGACCCACAGATTACCGAGGACCAATCTGGGAGATAATCACCGGATTAACCATGATGCTCTGCGGAGTGGACATCTTCATGATGCTGCACCCACTATCAGTGCAGTTATTAAGTGAAATCGGTTCCACCTTCACCAAGGAGTACCTGACCACAGATTCACCAGACATTTCAAATTGGATAACGGAGTTAGAATAGGAGGTTATGAGTATGCAAGTCACTGCAATGGATATATACAGACTGCTTCCCCAGACTAACTGTGAAGACTGTGATGCACCTGCCTGTGGGGAAGCTTCATGTATGGCCTTCGCCACCAAACTCTCAGAAAAGGAGTCCCAACTGGGACTATGCACAGAACTCTCTGAAGAATCATTCACCAAGTTGGAAGCCTTACTGGCTCCA
This is a stretch of genomic DNA from Methanobacterium petrolearium. It encodes these proteins:
- the cdhD gene encoding CO dehydrogenase/acetyl-CoA synthase subunit delta, with translation MDKMSQLLKLLEKTDYIEINEFRMDFEELELQLMPAVQKVVQQAVTKQAAVQETMKKMEAIEFTPPIKDYPGEVAQVQLGAGSRKPVYLGGQQALYRFEEPQPNPPVVTFDVFDIPMPGLPRPIREHFADVMEHPGDWAKKAVKDFGANMVTIHLIGTGPKVMDKTPRQAAEDIEEVLQAVDVPLVVGGSGDPKKDPIILEAAAAAAEDERCLLASANLDLDYKKVAKAAVDYNHAVLSWAITDINMQKTLNKYLMKEGLTQKDIVMDPTTCALGYGIEFSIDVITRTRLAALKGDKDLQMPMSSGTTNAWGSREAWMKNDAWGPTDYRGPIWEIITGLTMMLCGVDIFMMLHPLSVQLLSEIGSTFTKEYLTTDSPDISNWITELE